A genome region from Acetomicrobium sp. S15 = DSM 107314 includes the following:
- a CDS encoding UDP-N-acetylglucosamine 2-epimerase — MPFGEEGFIHRRHDNTRPEEANRLLVDRISTLLFAPTECAKNNLLAEGYDASKIWVTGNTVIDALLFASSNVGGVFVAFAGKIMKGCRTSKVSTVRVDAFDSI, encoded by the coding sequence TTCATAGACGCCACGATAATACAAGACCAGAGGAAGCCAATCGCCTCCTCGTCGATCGCATATCCACCCTTTTGTTCGCACCCACCGAGTGTGCTAAAAATAATCTCTTGGCCGAAGGCTATGATGCTTCCAAAATATGGGTCACGGGCAACACGGTAATAGATGCCCTCCTGTTCGCATCCTCCAATGTCGGTGGTGTGTTTGTGGCGTTCGCTGGAAAGATCATGAAAGGCTGTAGAACTTCAAAAGTGAGCACAGTAAGGGTAGATGCTTTTGATAGTATAAA